In Microbacterium sp. 1.5R, the following are encoded in one genomic region:
- a CDS encoding TetR/AcrR family transcriptional regulator yields the protein MSQDQDRPRQRGAYAKGIARRQEILDRAIEVFAARGADRTSLRSIASAVGVTHAALTHYFGSLEELLVAVYQESTAPGRQQPDALPADATPVERMIESARTNREVPGLVQLYSMLVATALEEGHPAAREFATTRFARLRTDMAALVREQQDTGLIREDVDAEAVAALVVAASDGLQTQWLLDDTAPQHEALALLDRLLRPTSR from the coding sequence ATGAGTCAGGATCAGGATCGCCCGCGGCAGCGCGGTGCCTACGCGAAGGGCATCGCCCGTCGCCAGGAGATCCTCGATCGCGCCATCGAGGTCTTCGCCGCACGCGGAGCCGACCGCACGAGCCTCCGCTCCATCGCCAGTGCCGTCGGCGTCACTCACGCGGCCCTCACCCACTACTTCGGGTCGCTGGAGGAGCTGCTCGTCGCGGTCTACCAGGAGAGCACGGCGCCCGGTCGCCAGCAGCCCGACGCCCTCCCGGCCGATGCGACCCCGGTCGAGCGGATGATCGAGTCCGCGCGCACCAACCGCGAGGTCCCCGGGCTCGTCCAGCTCTACTCGATGCTCGTCGCGACCGCACTCGAAGAAGGACACCCGGCTGCCCGCGAGTTCGCGACGACGCGCTTCGCGCGGTTGCGCACGGACATGGCCGCGCTCGTGCGAGAGCAGCAGGACACGGGTCTCATACGCGAGGACGTGGATGCCGAGGCCGTCGCCGCCCTGGTCGTGGCCGCCTCCGACGGCCTGCAGACGCAGTGGCTCCTCGACGACACCGCGCCGCAGCATGAGGCGCTCGCCCTGCTCGATCGACTGCTGCGTCCGACCTCTCGCTAG
- a CDS encoding DUF7882 family protein, producing the protein MGRLRYDGTSEPILIDDETLAHLKVIVGTKLRRQESFMMTWHPREGGDPGRLTVWMHPAIPLQFLFTSPDPHNIEKARIEEMMRALNATGELVIDDYVQPKADSGSAPKS; encoded by the coding sequence ATGGGAAGACTGCGATATGACGGCACTTCGGAGCCGATCCTCATCGACGACGAGACGCTCGCTCATCTGAAGGTCATCGTCGGCACGAAGCTCCGTCGCCAGGAGAGCTTCATGATGACCTGGCATCCTCGCGAAGGCGGCGACCCCGGCCGTCTCACCGTCTGGATGCACCCGGCGATCCCGCTGCAGTTCCTCTTCACCTCTCCGGACCCGCACAACATCGAGAAGGCGCGCATCGAAGAGATGATGCGCGCTCTCAACGCGACGGGCGAGCTCGTGATCGACGACTACGTGCAGCCGAAGGCTGACAGCGGGAGCGCGCCGAAGTCCTGA
- a CDS encoding PLDc N-terminal domain-containing protein, with amino-acid sequence MPFLFSLLVIALMIGALVDIIRRDDAQVRFLPKMAWIIIVILLPLIGGLLWFAIGREYSEAGLRLPRMRPAARPATRRPEPRQAPPVDARSTEQQIADLDREIEEWRLRQEIEKRRRDEGDASSSGAADTSS; translated from the coding sequence ATGCCGTTCCTGTTCTCGCTCCTCGTCATCGCGCTGATGATCGGCGCGCTGGTCGACATCATCCGCCGAGACGATGCGCAGGTGAGATTCCTGCCGAAGATGGCGTGGATCATCATCGTGATCCTCCTGCCGCTGATCGGCGGTCTGCTGTGGTTCGCGATCGGCAGGGAGTACTCGGAGGCGGGTCTGCGGCTTCCCCGGATGCGGCCGGCTGCGCGCCCCGCGACCCGCAGACCCGAGCCACGCCAGGCCCCGCCGGTCGACGCTCGCAGCACGGAGCAGCAGATCGCGGATCTCGATCGTGAGATCGAGGAGTGGCGGCTGCGTCAGGAGATTGAGAAGCGCCGGCGAGACGAGGGCGACGCGTCGTCGAGCGGGGCCGCGGACACGTCGAGCTAG
- a CDS encoding DUF4166 domain-containing protein, giving the protein MTAPGTDRRSPYERALGERISELHPKTAWYFRTIPDGHVGVGTGVFTSAGSRHRWLWPVFRIAESLGVAFAGWEHDVPFRIENRTVAGEALAVRHFDLPGRTWVMPDVVSLGANRILRNEIGPRRTVVTTFDIDVRDGAVVLTIRRVGMRFGRLRITAPRFLSPRIGLVERWDEQRERHHVNMTIDAPLLGRVYEYTGFFEYAIESETP; this is encoded by the coding sequence GTGACAGCACCCGGCACTGATCGACGGTCGCCCTACGAGCGCGCGCTCGGCGAGCGCATCTCAGAACTCCACCCGAAGACCGCCTGGTATTTCCGCACCATCCCCGACGGGCATGTCGGAGTCGGCACGGGTGTGTTCACGAGCGCGGGCTCGCGCCATCGCTGGTTGTGGCCGGTGTTCCGCATCGCGGAATCCCTCGGAGTCGCGTTCGCCGGATGGGAGCACGACGTCCCGTTCCGCATCGAGAACCGCACGGTCGCGGGCGAGGCGCTGGCAGTCAGGCACTTCGATCTCCCAGGACGCACCTGGGTCATGCCCGACGTCGTCTCCCTCGGCGCGAACCGCATCCTCCGCAACGAGATCGGCCCCCGTCGCACGGTCGTCACGACCTTCGACATCGACGTGCGTGACGGTGCCGTCGTGCTGACCATCCGCCGGGTCGGGATGCGGTTCGGGCGGCTGCGCATCACCGCTCCGCGCTTCCTGAGTCCGCGCATCGGTCTCGTCGAGCGCTGGGACGAACAGCGCGAGCGGCACCACGTGAACATGACCATCGACGCCCCGCTGCTCGGCCGCGTCTACGAGTACACGGGATTCTTCGAGTACGCGATCGAGAGCGAGACCCCGTGA
- a CDS encoding epimerase, whose product MPRSAGPVVIGGSTGFMGQYLIPRLRSAGREVITVSRSGADISWGDQAAIDRAVDGASLVIGLAGKSVNCRYTPKNRAAIFRSRLDTTSSLSSAIAKAANPPPLWVNSSTATIYRHAEERPMTESSGEIGTGFSVEVAKAWERALFADDLPRTRRVALRSAIVLGHGGVLGPLKNLARLGLGGAQHDGRWPISRARRAAGTGHRPGARRGRQRFSWVHVEDVARIIDFLEVTPTLDGPVNAASPNPTDNADFMATVRRLLEVRIGPPMPRWMLELGAIGIRTETELILKSRWVIPEKLTLAGFEFAYPHLEDALRESFDLERVG is encoded by the coding sequence ATGCCCCGCTCCGCAGGACCCGTCGTGATCGGCGGATCGACCGGCTTCATGGGGCAGTACCTGATCCCCCGTCTGCGGTCAGCGGGGCGGGAGGTGATCACCGTCTCGCGATCCGGCGCCGACATCTCCTGGGGAGACCAGGCGGCGATCGATCGGGCCGTCGACGGTGCGTCGCTCGTGATCGGCCTGGCGGGCAAGAGCGTGAACTGCCGCTATACGCCCAAGAACCGCGCCGCGATCTTCCGCTCGCGGCTCGACACGACCTCGTCGCTGAGCTCCGCCATCGCGAAGGCCGCGAATCCTCCCCCACTGTGGGTCAACTCCTCGACGGCGACCATCTACCGTCATGCCGAAGAGCGTCCGATGACCGAGTCGTCGGGCGAGATCGGCACGGGGTTCTCCGTCGAGGTGGCCAAGGCGTGGGAGCGCGCGCTGTTCGCGGACGACCTCCCCCGGACGCGGCGGGTGGCCCTGCGCAGTGCGATCGTGCTCGGCCACGGCGGCGTGCTCGGCCCGCTGAAGAACCTGGCACGACTCGGCCTCGGAGGGGCGCAGCACGACGGGCGCTGGCCGATCAGCCGCGCACGCCGCGCCGCGGGCACGGGCCACCGCCCCGGCGCACGCCGCGGACGACAGCGGTTCAGCTGGGTGCACGTCGAGGACGTCGCCCGCATCATCGATTTCCTCGAGGTCACGCCGACCCTCGACGGGCCCGTGAACGCCGCATCTCCGAATCCGACCGACAACGCCGACTTCATGGCCACCGTGCGGCGGCTGCTGGAGGTGCGCATCGGTCCGCCGATGCCTCGGTGGATGCTCGAGCTCGGCGCCATCGGCATCCGCACCGAGACCGAGCTGATCCTCAAGAGCCGGTGGGTCATCCCCGAGAAGCTGACGCTCGCCGGGTTCGAGTTCGCGTATCCCCACCTCGAAGACGCCCTGCGGGAGTCCTTCGATCTCGAGCGCGTCGGCTAG
- the pgi gene encoding glucose-6-phosphate isomerase has translation MTAPVDPTLTPAWSELAALRESITADLRGWFAADADRAERFSFPLADLHVDLSKNLVTDDVLAALLRLAEQTGVAERYAAMLQGSHLNTSEDRAVLHTALRRPADSSPALVVDGQDVDADVQAVLDALSAFASRVRSGEWLGITGKRVTHVVNIGIGGSDLGPVMVYEALKPYADAGIEARFVSNIDPTDLAQKTADLDPETTLFIVASKTFTTLETLTNARLARDWLWAGLQASGAISDDEDARTDAVAHHFVAVSTALDKVAAFGIDPANAFGFWDWVGGRYSVDSAIGLSLAIALGPDTFRDLLAGFHAVDEHVRTTPLERNVPVLMGLLNVWYVNFHGAQSHAVLPYAQQLSRFPAYLQQLTMESNGKSVRWDGTPVTTDTGEVFWGEPGTNGQHAFYQLIHQGTRLIPADFIAFVNPAYPLTDGGQDVHELFLANFLAQTKALAFGKTAAEVEAEGTTGALVAARTFAGNRPTTSIFAPALTPQVLGQLIALYEHITFTQGTIWGINSFDQWGVELGKQLAMQIAPAIGGDEAAIDAQDASTKALLSYYRANRK, from the coding sequence ATGACCGCTCCTGTTGATCCGACACTCACTCCCGCCTGGTCCGAACTCGCCGCGCTGCGCGAGTCGATCACCGCCGATCTGCGAGGCTGGTTCGCCGCCGATGCCGACCGTGCGGAGCGATTCTCGTTCCCGCTCGCAGACCTCCACGTCGACCTGTCGAAGAACCTCGTCACCGACGACGTTCTCGCAGCGCTTCTGCGCCTCGCCGAGCAGACGGGAGTCGCCGAGCGATACGCCGCGATGCTCCAGGGAAGCCACCTCAACACGTCCGAGGACCGCGCCGTGCTGCACACGGCACTGCGTCGACCGGCCGACTCCTCCCCCGCGCTCGTCGTCGACGGACAGGACGTGGATGCCGACGTGCAGGCCGTGCTCGACGCACTCAGCGCTTTCGCCAGCAGAGTTCGCTCCGGAGAGTGGCTCGGCATCACCGGAAAGCGCGTCACTCACGTCGTCAACATCGGCATCGGCGGCTCCGACCTCGGGCCCGTCATGGTCTACGAGGCGCTCAAGCCCTATGCGGATGCCGGGATCGAGGCGCGGTTCGTGTCGAACATCGATCCCACCGACCTCGCGCAGAAGACCGCGGACCTCGACCCCGAGACGACCCTCTTCATCGTCGCATCCAAGACCTTCACCACCCTCGAGACGCTCACCAACGCCCGCCTGGCGCGCGATTGGCTGTGGGCCGGACTCCAGGCCTCGGGAGCCATCTCCGACGACGAGGACGCCCGCACCGACGCCGTCGCGCACCACTTCGTGGCGGTGTCGACCGCCCTCGACAAGGTCGCGGCCTTCGGGATCGATCCGGCGAACGCCTTCGGATTCTGGGACTGGGTCGGCGGCCGCTACTCGGTCGACTCCGCGATCGGCCTGTCGCTCGCGATCGCGCTCGGACCCGATACCTTCCGCGATCTGCTGGCCGGCTTCCATGCGGTCGACGAGCACGTGCGCACCACGCCTCTCGAGCGCAACGTCCCGGTGCTGATGGGTCTGCTCAACGTCTGGTACGTCAACTTCCACGGCGCGCAGTCGCATGCGGTGCTGCCCTACGCACAGCAGCTGAGCCGGTTCCCGGCCTACCTGCAGCAGCTGACGATGGAGTCCAACGGCAAGTCGGTCCGCTGGGACGGCACCCCGGTCACCACCGACACCGGCGAGGTGTTCTGGGGAGAGCCCGGAACCAACGGCCAGCACGCGTTCTACCAGCTCATCCATCAGGGCACCCGGCTGATTCCGGCCGACTTCATCGCGTTCGTGAACCCGGCCTACCCTCTGACCGACGGCGGGCAGGACGTGCACGAGCTGTTCCTGGCGAACTTCCTCGCGCAGACGAAGGCCCTGGCCTTCGGCAAGACCGCCGCAGAGGTCGAGGCCGAGGGAACCACCGGAGCGCTCGTCGCGGCACGCACGTTCGCCGGCAACCGCCCGACGACCTCGATCTTCGCACCCGCGCTGACACCGCAGGTGCTCGGTCAGCTGATCGCCCTGTACGAGCACATCACGTTCACGCAGGGCACGATCTGGGGCATCAACTCGTTCGACCAGTGGGGCGTCGAGCTGGGTAAGCAGCTCGCGATGCAGATCGCTCCGGCCATCGGCGGGGACGAGGCGGCCATCGACGCGCAGGACGCCTCCACGAAGGCGCTGCTCTCCTACTACCGCGCGAACCGGAAGTAG
- a CDS encoding flavodoxin family protein, translating to MSTRLTALAISCTLKPSPAESSSDLLGSQILQALAEHGVAGQLVRAVDHSISPGVETDMGEGDEWPTLREQVLAADILVFLTPTWMGQHSSVAQRVLERLDAELSETDDAGRPILFDKVAIAGIVGNEDGAHHIAAILFQALNDVGYSLPAQSSIYWNGEAMQTIDYKDLSTTPEKVAQATATAVRNAVHLARSLQADGYPAE from the coding sequence ATGAGCACACGACTGACTGCCCTCGCCATCTCCTGCACCCTCAAGCCGTCTCCCGCGGAATCGAGCAGCGACCTCCTGGGGTCCCAGATCCTGCAAGCTCTCGCGGAGCACGGAGTCGCCGGCCAGCTGGTGCGCGCCGTCGATCACTCGATCAGTCCCGGCGTCGAGACCGACATGGGCGAAGGCGATGAATGGCCGACTCTGCGCGAGCAGGTGCTGGCGGCCGACATCCTCGTGTTCCTGACCCCCACCTGGATGGGCCAGCACTCGAGTGTCGCGCAGCGGGTGCTGGAACGCCTCGACGCCGAACTGAGCGAGACCGACGATGCGGGTCGACCGATCCTGTTCGACAAGGTCGCGATCGCCGGAATCGTCGGCAACGAGGATGGAGCCCACCACATCGCCGCGATCCTGTTCCAGGCGCTGAACGACGTCGGGTACTCGCTGCCCGCCCAGTCGTCGATCTACTGGAACGGCGAGGCGATGCAGACCATCGACTACAAGGATCTGTCCACGACCCCTGAGAAGGTCGCGCAGGCCACGGCGACGGCAGTGCGCAATGCCGTGCACCTGGCCCGCAGTCTCCAGGCAGACGGATACCCCGCGGAGTAG
- a CDS encoding helix-turn-helix domain-containing protein: MKTPGEQFNAAVGRQLRAEIAAAGSSIAAMAREVGIARSALDNYVTGKRSIPVPILYAVSAALDIAPHVVITRAEERLRSEGFRGGATITALHPRTDVRGRRQDESEVAFESPLAHADDTDDLYD; the protein is encoded by the coding sequence GTGAAGACACCGGGCGAGCAGTTCAATGCGGCGGTAGGCCGCCAGCTCCGCGCCGAGATCGCCGCCGCCGGCAGCAGCATCGCCGCGATGGCGCGCGAGGTCGGCATCGCGAGGAGCGCTCTCGACAACTACGTCACGGGCAAGCGCTCGATCCCGGTTCCCATCCTGTACGCGGTCAGCGCGGCCCTCGACATCGCACCGCACGTGGTGATCACGCGTGCCGAAGAGCGGCTCCGTTCCGAGGGCTTCCGCGGCGGCGCCACGATCACCGCCCTGCACCCCCGCACCGATGTCCGTGGTCGACGCCAGGATGAATCCGAAGTCGCGTTCGAGTCTCCTCTCGCGCACGCTGACGACACCGACGATCTCTACGACTGA
- a CDS encoding Gfo/Idh/MocA family protein produces MAIGNGPVGVGIIGAGNISDQYLSNLTTFPDVRVIAVGDLLEDRAKAQAEKYGVPRAGGVELVLNDPEIDIVVNLTIPAVHVEVSEAILAAGKHVWTEKPIGVSRDESQRLLQRAEAAGLRVGVAPDTVLGPGVQTAKRAIARGDIGRPLFAQTTFQWQGPEIFHPNPAFLYAKGAGPLLDMGPYYVSALVHVFGPVAAVAALGLQGAPTRTVQVGELAGQEFPVEIPSTLSVLMDFEQGGQAQSLYSTDSPLLRQGIVEITGTEGTIVIPDPNTFGGPITITRPLSRVFVPPEPTVQDVVDVEQEGVLSGRGVGLLDMARSIAAGRTHVATGEFGYHVLDTLLSIEEAAESRSFVQVESTIDEVGSLDADFDPFEATL; encoded by the coding sequence ATGGCGATCGGGAACGGACCCGTCGGCGTCGGGATCATCGGCGCGGGCAACATCAGCGACCAGTATCTGTCGAACCTCACGACCTTCCCCGACGTGCGCGTGATCGCCGTCGGCGATCTGCTCGAGGACCGCGCGAAGGCGCAGGCCGAGAAGTACGGCGTTCCTCGCGCGGGCGGTGTCGAGCTCGTGCTGAACGACCCCGAGATCGACATCGTCGTGAACCTGACGATCCCCGCCGTGCACGTCGAGGTGTCGGAGGCGATCCTCGCCGCCGGCAAGCACGTGTGGACGGAGAAGCCGATCGGCGTCAGCCGCGACGAGTCGCAGCGCCTGCTGCAGAGGGCGGAGGCCGCCGGTCTCCGTGTCGGCGTCGCCCCCGACACCGTGCTCGGACCCGGCGTGCAGACCGCGAAGCGCGCGATCGCCCGCGGCGACATCGGTCGTCCCCTCTTCGCCCAGACCACGTTCCAGTGGCAGGGGCCGGAGATCTTCCATCCGAACCCCGCGTTCCTGTATGCCAAGGGTGCGGGTCCGCTGCTCGACATGGGGCCGTACTACGTCTCGGCGCTCGTGCACGTGTTCGGTCCGGTGGCGGCCGTCGCAGCCCTCGGACTCCAGGGTGCTCCGACGCGCACGGTGCAGGTGGGAGAGCTCGCCGGACAGGAGTTCCCGGTCGAGATCCCGTCGACGCTGAGCGTGCTGATGGACTTCGAGCAGGGCGGACAGGCGCAGAGCCTCTACAGCACCGACTCACCTCTGCTGCGCCAGGGCATCGTCGAGATCACGGGCACCGAGGGCACGATCGTGATCCCCGACCCCAACACGTTCGGCGGACCGATCACGATCACGCGACCGCTGTCCCGCGTGTTCGTGCCGCCGGAGCCGACCGTGCAGGACGTCGTCGATGTCGAGCAGGAGGGCGTGCTCTCGGGACGCGGCGTCGGTCTGCTGGACATGGCGCGGTCGATCGCCGCCGGCCGGACGCATGTCGCCACGGGGGAATTCGGATATCACGTGCTCGACACGCTGCTGTCGATCGAAGAGGCCGCCGAATCGCGCAGCTTCGTGCAGGTCGAGAGCACGATCGACGAGGTGGGCTCGCTGGATGCCGACTTCGATCCCTTCGAGGCGACTCTCTGA
- a CDS encoding sugar phosphate isomerase/epimerase family protein, whose translation MAIQTSIQLFTIKDQLETDLEGSLKEVAARGFTAVEPYDFVRRAQPLADALSAAGLTAPSGHAFLASESFVNPDGSGTTLPVPSPAEVFAAAKVLGMGTVIDPYTEPARWESIEQIAETARLLNEAAAVGATVDVRVGYHNHAHELEAVFDGVTGLEVLAGLLDERVVLEVDLYWVARGGVDPVALLQRLGDRVIAVHAKDGTLDPALLSAYPPADQVAAGEGTVPLIEAIAAAPALELAIVEFDHFDGDLWDAVERSRVYLDEKVAG comes from the coding sequence GTGGCGATTCAGACTTCCATCCAGCTGTTCACGATCAAGGATCAGCTCGAGACCGACCTCGAAGGCTCGCTGAAAGAGGTGGCCGCCAGAGGCTTCACCGCCGTCGAGCCCTACGACTTCGTGCGCCGGGCTCAGCCGCTCGCCGACGCCCTGTCTGCGGCGGGCCTGACCGCTCCCTCCGGCCACGCGTTCCTCGCCTCCGAGTCGTTCGTCAATCCGGACGGCAGCGGGACCACTCTTCCGGTGCCGTCGCCCGCCGAGGTGTTCGCCGCGGCGAAGGTGCTCGGCATGGGCACCGTCATCGACCCCTACACGGAGCCCGCGCGCTGGGAGTCGATCGAGCAGATCGCGGAGACCGCGCGCCTGCTCAACGAGGCGGCCGCCGTCGGCGCGACCGTCGACGTGCGCGTCGGCTACCACAACCACGCCCATGAGCTCGAGGCCGTCTTCGACGGCGTCACCGGGCTCGAGGTGCTCGCCGGCCTGCTCGACGAGCGTGTCGTGCTCGAGGTCGACCTCTACTGGGTCGCACGCGGCGGGGTCGACCCGGTCGCCCTGCTGCAGCGCCTCGGGGACCGCGTGATCGCGGTGCACGCCAAGGACGGCACGCTCGATCCCGCGCTCCTGAGCGCCTACCCGCCCGCCGATCAGGTGGCAGCCGGCGAGGGCACCGTGCCGCTCATCGAGGCCATCGCGGCCGCCCCCGCTCTCGAGCTCGCGATCGTCGAGTTCGACCACTTCGACGGCGACCTCTGGGATGCGGTCGAGCGCAGCCGCGTCTACCTCGACGAGAAGGTCGCCGGCTGA
- a CDS encoding ribosomal maturation YjgA family protein has translation MQSVTRGDAHVSARRRALLVIAVLVVVAGLVTHVVGRGPIADALGDALYAVMIYVVIAIVLPRAPVWIVGASAAALCMLIECFQLTGLPAIWSEAFWPVRLVLGVGFDARDLVAYAVGAGAAALCDHAIGRRLRARAQ, from the coding sequence ATGCAGTCGGTCACACGCGGCGACGCGCACGTCAGTGCGCGTCGCCGGGCGCTGCTCGTCATCGCCGTCCTGGTGGTCGTGGCCGGTCTCGTCACACACGTCGTCGGTCGTGGTCCGATCGCGGACGCACTCGGCGACGCACTCTATGCGGTGATGATCTACGTCGTCATCGCGATCGTGCTCCCACGAGCCCCGGTCTGGATCGTGGGTGCGAGCGCCGCGGCGCTGTGCATGCTGATCGAGTGCTTCCAGCTCACCGGTCTGCCGGCGATCTGGTCCGAGGCCTTCTGGCCGGTGCGACTCGTCCTGGGCGTCGGATTCGATGCGCGCGACCTCGTCGCCTACGCGGTGGGCGCGGGTGCCGCCGCCCTCTGCGACCACGCGATCGGTCGCCGTCTCCGCGCACGCGCACAGTAG
- a CDS encoding aldo/keto reductase, which produces MKTIPFGSATAPAVVAGMMRIDDKDDAQIRELYDTARSAGIDFFDHADIYGGSMHVCESRFADALDLTAAERDEIVLQTKCGIHPAEGTFDFSYEHIVRQVEGSLAALRTDHIDVLLLHRPDALVEPEEVARAFDELEAAGKVRSFGVSNHTPRQIDLLRTAVTQPLVANQLQLSITHAPILAQPVAANMAGEDQSIVRDGGGIVEYCRINGITIQAWSPFQGGFFTGVFLGNPEYAELNAVIDRLAASYAVAPIAIATAWITRHPAKMQVVLGTTTPQRVQDAAAGADIELTRAEWYELFRAAGHLLP; this is translated from the coding sequence ATGAAGACCATCCCCTTCGGATCCGCCACAGCCCCCGCCGTCGTCGCCGGAATGATGCGCATCGATGACAAGGATGATGCGCAGATCCGTGAACTGTACGACACCGCCCGCAGCGCCGGCATCGACTTCTTCGATCATGCCGACATCTACGGCGGCAGCATGCACGTCTGCGAAAGCCGCTTCGCCGATGCGCTGGACCTCACGGCCGCCGAGCGCGACGAGATCGTGCTGCAGACCAAATGCGGCATCCACCCCGCCGAGGGCACGTTCGACTTCTCATACGAGCACATCGTCCGCCAGGTCGAGGGGTCGCTCGCGGCGCTTCGCACAGACCACATCGACGTTCTCCTGCTGCACCGCCCCGACGCGCTGGTCGAGCCCGAGGAGGTCGCCAGGGCGTTCGACGAGCTCGAGGCCGCAGGCAAGGTCCGCTCGTTCGGCGTCTCGAACCACACGCCGCGGCAGATCGACCTCCTGCGCACCGCGGTCACTCAGCCCCTGGTCGCCAATCAGCTGCAGCTGTCGATCACGCACGCGCCGATCCTCGCGCAGCCGGTCGCCGCGAACATGGCAGGCGAGGACCAGAGCATCGTCCGCGACGGCGGAGGCATCGTCGAGTACTGCCGCATCAACGGCATCACGATCCAGGCATGGTCGCCCTTCCAGGGCGGCTTCTTCACGGGGGTGTTCCTCGGCAACCCCGAGTATGCCGAGCTCAACGCCGTGATCGATCGGCTGGCTGCGTCGTACGCGGTCGCACCGATCGCGATCGCGACGGCGTGGATCACGCGTCACCCCGCGAAGATGCAGGTCGTGCTCGGAACCACGACCCCGCAGCGGGTGCAGGATGCCGCTGCTGGCGCCGACATCGAGCTCACGCGCGCCGAGTGGTACGAGCTCTTCCGCGCGGCGGGTCACCTCCTCCCGTAG
- a CDS encoding ImmA/IrrE family metallo-endopeptidase yields MEALLRLLEENGLHLIERRGRRPGGYEPHTATIRVTPGLSARATSSVIAHELGHAMLGHTPTADSSIRARQERRADEWAARLLIDADAYAEAERARGTHPASLAFELGVTVELVTAYRRLLRRVGDTTYVGARMGRGQWEHRVPIA; encoded by the coding sequence ATGGAGGCCCTCCTTCGCCTGCTCGAAGAGAACGGGCTGCACCTCATCGAACGTCGAGGTCGGCGCCCCGGCGGCTACGAACCGCACACCGCGACCATCCGGGTGACCCCCGGTCTCAGCGCGAGGGCCACATCCAGCGTGATCGCGCACGAGCTCGGGCACGCGATGCTCGGTCACACCCCCACCGCGGATTCGTCGATCCGCGCGCGACAGGAGCGCCGAGCAGATGAGTGGGCGGCCCGACTGCTGATCGACGCCGACGCGTACGCCGAGGCCGAGAGAGCGCGAGGCACCCACCCCGCCAGCCTCGCCTTCGAGCTGGGAGTGACCGTCGAGCTCGTGACCGCCTATCGACGGCTGCTGCGTCGCGTCGGGGACACCACGTACGTCGGCGCGAGGATGGGGCGGGGCCAATGGGAGCATCGCGTCCCGATCGCGTGA
- a CDS encoding GNAT family N-acetyltransferase, with protein MTFRTAPAPITLTGRLVELRPLETSHHDGLLDALLEGELWKQAWYTSVPSPDGLAAEIDRRIGLIETGGMIPFTAFDAEGRILGLTSYYDLEADVPRLHIGYTWNRPSAHGTGTNAESKLLLLRHAFEDLGVFRVGLTTQWVNFQSRAAIERLGAKQDGVMRAMSRYRNGALRDSVEFSIIEPEWPAVKANLEARLARRA; from the coding sequence ATGACCTTCCGCACCGCTCCGGCCCCGATCACCCTCACCGGCCGCCTCGTCGAACTCCGACCTCTGGAGACGTCTCATCACGACGGCCTCCTCGATGCGCTGCTCGAGGGTGAGCTGTGGAAGCAGGCGTGGTACACCTCGGTGCCCTCCCCCGACGGGCTCGCCGCCGAGATCGACCGTCGCATCGGCCTGATCGAGACCGGTGGGATGATCCCGTTCACCGCGTTCGACGCCGAAGGACGGATCCTCGGCCTCACGTCCTATTACGACCTGGAGGCCGACGTCCCCCGGCTGCACATCGGCTACACCTGGAATCGCCCGTCGGCCCACGGCACCGGCACCAACGCCGAGTCGAAGCTGCTGCTGCTCCGGCACGCGTTCGAGGACCTCGGCGTGTTCCGTGTGGGCTTGACGACGCAGTGGGTCAACTTCCAGTCGCGGGCGGCGATCGAACGTCTGGGAGCGAAGCAGGACGGTGTCATGCGCGCGATGAGCCGATACCGCAACGGCGCGCTGCGCGACAGCGTCGAGTTCTCGATCATCGAGCCCGAGTGGCCCGCGGTGAAGGCCAACCTCGAGGCGAGGCTGGCCAGACGCGCCTGA
- a CDS encoding helix-turn-helix domain-containing protein, whose product MTTDVRRAVANAIEEELRRGGRDTPWLSDRAGIARAALRRKLAGEADFTVADLADIAQALDISVARLTP is encoded by the coding sequence ATGACGACAGATGTGCGACGTGCGGTGGCGAATGCGATCGAAGAAGAACTGCGTCGCGGGGGTCGGGACACACCCTGGCTGTCCGATCGAGCGGGAATCGCCCGCGCAGCGCTCCGCAGGAAGCTCGCGGGTGAGGCCGACTTCACCGTGGCCGATCTGGCCGACATCGCGCAGGCGCTCGACATATCGGTCGCACGGCTCACGCCCTGA